The following are encoded together in the Salvia hispanica cultivar TCC Black 2014 chromosome 6, UniMelb_Shisp_WGS_1.0, whole genome shotgun sequence genome:
- the LOC125196533 gene encoding uncharacterized protein LOC125196533 isoform X4 — translation MHTGNFLYFVLTLVAACKSWTCWSQSCGFIVMAFPKILFVAAFLLLLSFWVDLCHHSNDDDEDDGWNPQDTLLEKTNTTDSSTSNRSRCFSFMSIRIGSRQKVVILVSILIFAIMVVASVLIWIGMGKNPIDSAVVAQVYVDLMAIAVLLLGGALACYASDMEQDKITGLILFLKMRKVRSDRASTEMWKVAGLAIVSVICFTSSAAVAMATNIPLVYHWHEQQIGDIYTSLLLVLYYFIGSSVPSAFVLFVMRELPPLALINSRRESTTIAFISDRSVAVHPQRRTNESNARSQISRASLV, via the exons ATGCACACAG GTAATTTcctatattttgtgttgacTCTCGTTGCTGCTTGTAAGAGTTGGACTTGTTGGTCCCAGTCCTGTGGGTTCATTGTCATGG CTTTCCCAAAAATTCTGTTTGTTGCAGCATTCCTTCTACTAttgtcattttg GGTTGACCTTTGCCATCACTCAAATGATGACGATGAAGATGATGGATGGAACCCCCAAGATACCTTGCTGGAGAAAACAAACACAACTGACTCGAGCACCAGTAATCGGTCTAGATGTTTCTCCTTCATGTCAATTCGTATAGGAAGCCGTCAAAAAGTTGTGATTCTG GTTTCTATCTTAATCTTTGCAATAATGGTTGTGGCTTCTGTGCTTATATGGATTGGAATGGGGAAGAATCCTATTGACTCAGCTGTCGTTGCTCAG GTATATGTAGATCTGATGGCAATAGCAGTTCTTTTGCTCGGAGGAGCCTTGGCTTGCTACG CATCGGATATGGAGCAGGACAAAATTACGG GACTTATATTGTTcctaaaaatgagaaaagttaGATCGGATCGAGCTTCAACAGAAATGTGGAAG GTTGCTGGCTTGGCCATTGTGTCTGTTATATGTTTCACATCAAGTGCTGCTGTCGCTATGGCAACAAACATACCT CTAGTTTATCACTGGCACGAGCAACAGATAGGCGACATTTATACATCTCTTCTACTggttttatattatttcatag GTTCGTCAGTCCCTTCGGCCTTTGTCCTATTTGTCATGAGAGAGTTACCGCCTCTGGCCCTGATCAATTCACGACGAGAATCGACCACAATAGCCTTCATTAGTGACCGATCTGTGGCTGTCCATCCACAGCGCCGGACGAATGAAAGCAATGCACGGAGTCAG ATTTCTCGAGCGAGCCTGGTATGA
- the LOC125196533 gene encoding tobamovirus multiplication protein 1-like isoform X2: MLEVRDGNCYPEAVVGVNLGLACVDGVIAFIAFYQLIRIHSRNPLLGWNRQKVFHLLIGSSNLGNFLYFVLTLVAACKSWTCWSQSCGFIVMAFPKILFVAAFLLLLSFWVDLCHHSNDDDEDDGWNPQDTLLEKTNTTDSSTSNRSRCFSFMSIRIGSRQKVVILVSILIFAIMVVASVLIWIGMGKNPIDSAVVAQVYVDLMAIAVLLLGGALACYASDMEQDKITGLILFLKMRKVRSDRASTEMWKVAGLAIVSVICFTSSAAVAMATNIPLVYHWHEQQIGDIYTSLLLVLYYFIGSSVPSAFVLFVMRELPPLALINSRRESTTIAFISDRSVAVHPQRRTNESNARSQLV, encoded by the exons ATGTTGGAAGTGAGAGATGGAAATTGCTATCCGGAGGCGGTGGTGGGTGTGAATCTGGGACTTGCCTGTGTTGATGGCGTTATTGCATTCATTGCTTTTTATCag TTAATAAGGATTCACTCAAGGAATCCACTGCTTGGCTGGAACCGTCAAAAG GTCTTTCATCTTCTGATCGGGTCTTCTAATCTGG GTAATTTcctatattttgtgttgacTCTCGTTGCTGCTTGTAAGAGTTGGACTTGTTGGTCCCAGTCCTGTGGGTTCATTGTCATGG CTTTCCCAAAAATTCTGTTTGTTGCAGCATTCCTTCTACTAttgtcattttg GGTTGACCTTTGCCATCACTCAAATGATGACGATGAAGATGATGGATGGAACCCCCAAGATACCTTGCTGGAGAAAACAAACACAACTGACTCGAGCACCAGTAATCGGTCTAGATGTTTCTCCTTCATGTCAATTCGTATAGGAAGCCGTCAAAAAGTTGTGATTCTG GTTTCTATCTTAATCTTTGCAATAATGGTTGTGGCTTCTGTGCTTATATGGATTGGAATGGGGAAGAATCCTATTGACTCAGCTGTCGTTGCTCAG GTATATGTAGATCTGATGGCAATAGCAGTTCTTTTGCTCGGAGGAGCCTTGGCTTGCTACG CATCGGATATGGAGCAGGACAAAATTACGG GACTTATATTGTTcctaaaaatgagaaaagttaGATCGGATCGAGCTTCAACAGAAATGTGGAAG GTTGCTGGCTTGGCCATTGTGTCTGTTATATGTTTCACATCAAGTGCTGCTGTCGCTATGGCAACAAACATACCT CTAGTTTATCACTGGCACGAGCAACAGATAGGCGACATTTATACATCTCTTCTACTggttttatattatttcatag GTTCGTCAGTCCCTTCGGCCTTTGTCCTATTTGTCATGAGAGAGTTACCGCCTCTGGCCCTGATCAATTCACGACGAGAATCGACCACAATAGCCTTCATTAGTGACCGATCTGTGGCTGTCCATCCACAGCGCCGGACGAATGAAAGCAATGCACGGAGTCAG TTGGTTTGA
- the LOC125196533 gene encoding tobamovirus multiplication protein 1-like isoform X1 yields the protein MLEVRDGNCYPEAVVGVNLGLACVDGVIAFIAFYQLIRIHSRNPLLGWNRQKVFHLLIGSSNLGNFLYFVLTLVAACKSWTCWSQSCGFIVMAFPKILFVAAFLLLLSFWVDLCHHSNDDDEDDGWNPQDTLLEKTNTTDSSTSNRSRCFSFMSIRIGSRQKVVILVSILIFAIMVVASVLIWIGMGKNPIDSAVVAQVYVDLMAIAVLLLGGALACYASDMEQDKITGLILFLKMRKVRSDRASTEMWKVAGLAIVSVICFTSSAAVAMATNIPLVYHWHEQQIGDIYTSLLLVLYYFIGSSVPSAFVLFVMRELPPLALINSRRESTTIAFISDRSVAVHPQRRTNESNARSQISRASLV from the exons ATGTTGGAAGTGAGAGATGGAAATTGCTATCCGGAGGCGGTGGTGGGTGTGAATCTGGGACTTGCCTGTGTTGATGGCGTTATTGCATTCATTGCTTTTTATCag TTAATAAGGATTCACTCAAGGAATCCACTGCTTGGCTGGAACCGTCAAAAG GTCTTTCATCTTCTGATCGGGTCTTCTAATCTGG GTAATTTcctatattttgtgttgacTCTCGTTGCTGCTTGTAAGAGTTGGACTTGTTGGTCCCAGTCCTGTGGGTTCATTGTCATGG CTTTCCCAAAAATTCTGTTTGTTGCAGCATTCCTTCTACTAttgtcattttg GGTTGACCTTTGCCATCACTCAAATGATGACGATGAAGATGATGGATGGAACCCCCAAGATACCTTGCTGGAGAAAACAAACACAACTGACTCGAGCACCAGTAATCGGTCTAGATGTTTCTCCTTCATGTCAATTCGTATAGGAAGCCGTCAAAAAGTTGTGATTCTG GTTTCTATCTTAATCTTTGCAATAATGGTTGTGGCTTCTGTGCTTATATGGATTGGAATGGGGAAGAATCCTATTGACTCAGCTGTCGTTGCTCAG GTATATGTAGATCTGATGGCAATAGCAGTTCTTTTGCTCGGAGGAGCCTTGGCTTGCTACG CATCGGATATGGAGCAGGACAAAATTACGG GACTTATATTGTTcctaaaaatgagaaaagttaGATCGGATCGAGCTTCAACAGAAATGTGGAAG GTTGCTGGCTTGGCCATTGTGTCTGTTATATGTTTCACATCAAGTGCTGCTGTCGCTATGGCAACAAACATACCT CTAGTTTATCACTGGCACGAGCAACAGATAGGCGACATTTATACATCTCTTCTACTggttttatattatttcatag GTTCGTCAGTCCCTTCGGCCTTTGTCCTATTTGTCATGAGAGAGTTACCGCCTCTGGCCCTGATCAATTCACGACGAGAATCGACCACAATAGCCTTCATTAGTGACCGATCTGTGGCTGTCCATCCACAGCGCCGGACGAATGAAAGCAATGCACGGAGTCAG ATTTCTCGAGCGAGCCTGGTATGA
- the LOC125196533 gene encoding tobamovirus multiplication protein 1-like isoform X3, translated as MLEVRDGNCYPEAVVGVNLGLACVDGVIAFIAFYQLIRIHSRNPLLGWNRQKVFHLLIGSSNLGNFLYFVLTLVAACKSWTCWSQSCGFIVMAFPKILFVAAFLLLLSFWVDLCHHSNDDDEDDGWNPQDTLLEKTNTTDSSTSNRSRCFSFMSIRIGSRQKVVILVSILIFAIMVVASVLIWIGMGKNPIDSAVVAQVYVDLMAIAVLLLGGALACYGLILFLKMRKVRSDRASTEMWKVAGLAIVSVICFTSSAAVAMATNIPLVYHWHEQQIGDIYTSLLLVLYYFIGSSVPSAFVLFVMRELPPLALINSRRESTTIAFISDRSVAVHPQRRTNESNARSQISRASLV; from the exons ATGTTGGAAGTGAGAGATGGAAATTGCTATCCGGAGGCGGTGGTGGGTGTGAATCTGGGACTTGCCTGTGTTGATGGCGTTATTGCATTCATTGCTTTTTATCag TTAATAAGGATTCACTCAAGGAATCCACTGCTTGGCTGGAACCGTCAAAAG GTCTTTCATCTTCTGATCGGGTCTTCTAATCTGG GTAATTTcctatattttgtgttgacTCTCGTTGCTGCTTGTAAGAGTTGGACTTGTTGGTCCCAGTCCTGTGGGTTCATTGTCATGG CTTTCCCAAAAATTCTGTTTGTTGCAGCATTCCTTCTACTAttgtcattttg GGTTGACCTTTGCCATCACTCAAATGATGACGATGAAGATGATGGATGGAACCCCCAAGATACCTTGCTGGAGAAAACAAACACAACTGACTCGAGCACCAGTAATCGGTCTAGATGTTTCTCCTTCATGTCAATTCGTATAGGAAGCCGTCAAAAAGTTGTGATTCTG GTTTCTATCTTAATCTTTGCAATAATGGTTGTGGCTTCTGTGCTTATATGGATTGGAATGGGGAAGAATCCTATTGACTCAGCTGTCGTTGCTCAG GTATATGTAGATCTGATGGCAATAGCAGTTCTTTTGCTCGGAGGAGCCTTGGCTTGCTACG GACTTATATTGTTcctaaaaatgagaaaagttaGATCGGATCGAGCTTCAACAGAAATGTGGAAG GTTGCTGGCTTGGCCATTGTGTCTGTTATATGTTTCACATCAAGTGCTGCTGTCGCTATGGCAACAAACATACCT CTAGTTTATCACTGGCACGAGCAACAGATAGGCGACATTTATACATCTCTTCTACTggttttatattatttcatag GTTCGTCAGTCCCTTCGGCCTTTGTCCTATTTGTCATGAGAGAGTTACCGCCTCTGGCCCTGATCAATTCACGACGAGAATCGACCACAATAGCCTTCATTAGTGACCGATCTGTGGCTGTCCATCCACAGCGCCGGACGAATGAAAGCAATGCACGGAGTCAG ATTTCTCGAGCGAGCCTGGTATGA